Proteins encoded in a region of the Nicotiana tomentosiformis chromosome 9, ASM39032v3, whole genome shotgun sequence genome:
- the LOC138899222 gene encoding uncharacterized protein, translated as MQGQRFDRYIQSGPGQSSGQPEGHRQECSAQMRQLTPPCTQCGKLHTGQCRQGSSACFHCGQTGHYISRCLGLGRGTPAQPSGFTAASSPSVRAPRPGPQSTQGRGRGEVEETPQVLVVARTAFMHSQADRIQRHPQMLSQPVEVSTPVGNSIVANYVYRDCTVLINDRPTSVNLVELVMLDFDVIMGMDWLATCYANIDCRAKDIDKEPETLQSVPIVNEFPTVFPDELPGIPPEREIDFAIDLLPDAQPISIPPYRMAPAELRELKEQLKDLIDKGFIRPTNIVADALSRKSMGSLSHVEADKVKMTKYLCQLASLQVRLVDAEGGRILVQNTAKSSFVTEVKERQHEDPKLIKLRESIPQQRQPLFELTEVGVLRYQGRLCVPSVGELHAKILSEAHYSRYAVHPGATKMYRDLRQIY; from the exons ATGCAGGGCCAGCGGTTTGATCGTTATATTCAGTCAGGACCGGGGCAGAGCTCAGGCCAGCCTGAGGGTCATCGACAGGAGTGTTCTGCACAGATGAGACAGCTTACTCCTCCATGTACTCAGTGCGGTAAGCTGCATACCGGGCAATGTAGACAGGGTTCGAGTGCATGTTTTCATTGTGGGCAGACAGGACATTATATTAGCCGGTGCCTGGGGTTAGGCAGAGGTACACCAGCTCAGCCTTCAGGATTCACAGCAGCCTCTTCGCCCTCAGTCCGTGCTCCCCGACCAGGTCCACAGTCTACTCAGGGCCGTGGTAGGGGAGAGGTGGAGGAGACACCTCAGGTTCTAGTGGTGGCCAGAACCGCTTTTATGCACTCACAGGCCGACAGGATTCAGAGGCAtccccagatgttgtcacag CCAGTTGAGGTGTCTACGCCAGTTGGCAACTCTATTGTAGCCAATTATGTCTATCGAGATTGTACAGTGTTAATTAATGACCGTCCAACCTCTGTTAATTTGGTTGAATTGGTTATGCTAGACTTCGATGTcattatgggtatggattggttggcaacttgttatgctaatattgattgtcgtgcaaa ggatatagataaggagccagaaACTCTTCAGTCGGttcctattgtgaatgaattcccgacGGTATTCCCTGACGAGCTTCCAGGAATTCCCCCAGAAAGGGAAATCGATTTTGCTATAGATTTGCTTCCTGAtgcgcagcctatatccattcctccctacagaatggctcctgcagagctaagggaattgaaggaacaactgaaGGACTTGATCGATAAAGGCTTTATTAGGCCAA CTAATATTGTTGCTGATGCCCTTAGCCGGAAGTCCATGGGCAGTCTAAGCCATGTTGAAGCTGATAAGGTCAAGATGACCAAATATCTATGCCAGCTAGCTAGTTTGCAGGTGCGTTTGGTAGATGCAGAGGGTGGACGCATTCTCGTTCAGAATACGGCAAAATCTTCTTTTGTTACTGAAGTGAAAGAGCGACAACACGAGGATCCTAAGCTTATAAAACTGAGGGAAAGTATTCCACAGCAGCGACAACCTTTATTTGAGCTAACTGAAGTTGGAGTCCTTAGATACCAGGGCCGCTTATGTGTACCGTCAGTAGGAGAGCTCCATGCCAAGATTCTTTCGGAGGCCCATTATTCTAGATATGCAGTTCATCCcggagcgacaaagatgtatcgggaccttcgacagatctattag
- the LOC117278842 gene encoding uncharacterized protein: MYRVLRVMHASVTEAVELASFRLRDVAVLWYEAWERSRGPDAPPAEWEDFSEAFLVHYLPREVREARLDQFLSLKQRDMSVRDYSHKFNSLARYAPDIVRTMRARVHHYVDGLGDHLIRDCRVASLSDDVDISRIQAFAQTTKDLSRRIRDTRRDREQSKRARTMGSYR, from the coding sequence ATGTATAGAGTATTGAGGGTGATGCATGCCTCCGTAACCGAGGCTGTGGAGTTGGCTTCTTTTCGACTACGTGATGTAGCCGTCCTATGGTATGAGGCATGGGAGAGATCTAGAGGACCTGATGCTCCGCCAGCAGAGTGGGAGGACTTCTCTGAGGCCTTTTTAGTCCATTATTTGCCACGCGAGGTTCGGGAGGCCCGTCTTGACCAGTTTCTTAGCCTAAAGCAGAGGGATATGAGTGTGAGGGATTATAGCCATAAGTTTAATTCTTTGGCAAGGTATGCACCAGATATAGTACGTACCATGAGGGCTAGAGTTCATCATTATGTGGATGGTTTGGGGGATCATCTGATTAGAGACTGTAGGGTTGCATCCCTATCGGATGATGTAGATATTTCCCGCATACAGGCTTTCGCTCAGACTACAAAGGACCTTTCCCGTCGGATTCGTGATACTCGCAGGGATAGGGAGCAGAGTAAGAGGGCTCGTACTATGGGGTCTTATAGGTAG